Proteins encoded together in one Bacteroidota bacterium window:
- the cysD gene encoding sulfate adenylyltransferase subunit CysD: MAKYFLNYLDELESEAIFVLREVHAQFQNPVILFSGGKDSIVLAHLAKKAFYPSKIPFALMHIDTGHNFPETIKFRDDLIEILGAKLIVGSVQEAIDDNRVVEEKGKNATRNELQITTLLDAIEDNKIDCAIGGGRRDEEKARAKERFFSHRDDFGQWSPKNQRPELWNLFNGKMQEGEHFRAFPISNWTEMDVWNYIKRENIDIPSLYFAHDRDVVFRNGSWIPVSEYLIMHGNEEIVNKKIRFRTLGDITITGGIESDADTLEKIVEEVSAMRETERGNRSDDKRSETSMEDRKKQGYF; the protein is encoded by the coding sequence ATGGCAAAATATTTTCTAAATTACCTCGATGAATTGGAATCTGAAGCAATTTTCGTTTTGCGCGAAGTACATGCTCAATTTCAAAACCCTGTAATTTTATTTTCAGGAGGAAAAGATTCAATTGTATTGGCCCACCTGGCTAAAAAGGCATTTTATCCATCAAAAATACCTTTTGCATTAATGCACATCGACACAGGACACAACTTTCCGGAAACAATTAAATTCAGAGACGACCTGATAGAAATACTCGGTGCCAAGCTAATTGTAGGCTCAGTTCAGGAAGCTATTGATGATAACAGAGTTGTTGAGGAAAAAGGTAAAAATGCAACCCGAAACGAGTTGCAGATAACAACCCTGCTCGATGCTATCGAAGATAATAAAATTGACTGTGCCATTGGTGGCGGACGCCGCGATGAGGAAAAGGCAAGAGCAAAGGAAAGATTCTTCTCGCACCGCGACGATTTCGGTCAGTGGAGCCCAAAGAACCAGCGTCCTGAATTGTGGAACCTCTTCAACGGAAAAATGCAGGAAGGAGAGCACTTCAGAGCCTTTCCAATTAGTAACTGGACCGAAATGGATGTGTGGAACTACATAAAAAGAGAAAATATCGACATTCCGTCTCTTTACTTCGCACACGATAGAGATGTTGTTTTCAGAAACGGAAGCTGGATACCGGTTTCGGAATACCTCATCATGCACGGCAACGAAGAAATAGTTAATAAAAAAATACGTTTCAGAACTCTGGGCGACATTACAATCACAGGAGGTATAGAAAGCGATGCCGATACCCTTGAGAAAATCGTAGAGGAAGTTTCTGCCATGAGAGAAACTGAGAGAGGTAACAGATCTGATGATAAAAGAAGTGAAACTTCGATGGAGGACAGGAAAAAGCAAGGATATTTTTAA